One segment of Kryptolebias marmoratus isolate JLee-2015 linkage group LG23, ASM164957v2, whole genome shotgun sequence DNA contains the following:
- the ctdsp1 gene encoding carboxy-terminal domain RNA polymerase II polypeptide A small phosphatase 1, producing MDNPSSVITQVSRDEEGGKAAGERGSSPSLSSKKPRSGGLFSNLFCCLCRDHPEPPPVNNNAPLLVEENGTVSKVQAKPLLPPVKSKDAGKICVVIDLDETLVHSSFKPVNNADFIIPVEIDGTVHQVYVLKRPHVDEFLKRMGELFECVLFTASLAKYADPVSDLLDKWGAFRNRLFRESCVFHRGNYVKDLSRLGRDLNKVIIVDNSPASYIFHPDNAVPVASWFDDMSDTELLDLIPFFERLSKVDNVYTVLKQPGPAS from the exons GTTCTTCTCCGTCTCTGTCTTCTAAGAAGCCCCGGAGTGGAGGCCTCTTCTCCAACCTGTTCTGCTGCCTGTGTCGGGACCACCCGGAGCCCCCGCCGGTCAACAACAACGCCCCGCTCTTAGTCGAGGAGAACGGAACCGTCTCCAAG gtcCAAGCGAAGCCGCTGCTGCCTCCAGTGAAGTCAAAAGATGCTGGAAAGATCTGTGTGGTCATAGACCTGGATGAGACGTTAGTTCACAGCTCCTTCAAG CCTGTGAACAACGCAGATTTCATCATTCCTGTGGAAATCGATGGAACAGTGCATCAG GTGTACGTCCTGAAGCGGCCGCACGTCGACGAGTTCCTGAAGAGGATGGGAGAGCTGTTCGAGTGCGTCCTGTTTACTGCCAGTTTAGCAAAG TACGCGGACCCCGTCTCCGATCTCCTGGACAAGTGGGGCGCGTTCCGGAACCGCCTCTTCAGGGAGTCCTGCGTCTTCCACCGAGGCAACTACGTCAAGGACCTGAGCCGCCTGGGCCGGGATCTCAACAAGGTCATCATCGTGGACAACTCCCCTGCCTCCTACATCTTCCACCCCGACAACGCT GTGCCCGTGGCCTCGTGGTTCGACGACATGTCCGACACGGAGCTGCTGGACCTCATCCCGTTCTTCGAGAGGCTGAGCAAAGTGGACAACGTCTACACGGTCCTCAAGCAGCCGGGGCCTGCGAGCTAA